From Spirochaeta isovalerica, the proteins below share one genomic window:
- a CDS encoding YARHG domain-containing protein → MKKLLVLILFILGFSIYANDTAVEGAGGALHITTTDPGISIENEIITIMLYPRYYHISVRYDFLNHGDRKVLETGFPEYKYGTGTTTKIRDFSMIYDNGEIIPAEYIPSSQKIKYMTVLGWYKKNIEFEEKIITTVQLEYEADYGIYGFFESVEYLVGTGRTWADPIKSLTVRVINNSGKWIRDLDIEKVPYDYLYISNGIYEVTLKDYEPELEDLINLTLSNTPLYEFGIGGYWGYPNDYFSLKDEKVSDKSLRFRDRNQLRIMRNAIFAFRGYTFKSQYLQDFFEKSDWYQPNPEFSETVFTDQEKYNINFIRDYESELSR, encoded by the coding sequence ATGAAAAAACTGTTGGTACTCATTTTGTTCATTCTCGGTTTTTCAATATATGCAAATGATACAGCTGTTGAAGGAGCGGGTGGGGCTTTACATATAACAACGACTGATCCTGGGATAAGTATTGAGAATGAAATCATCACTATCATGCTATATCCCAGATATTACCATATCTCAGTTAGATATGATTTTCTCAATCATGGAGACCGTAAAGTTCTTGAGACCGGGTTTCCTGAATATAAATATGGGACCGGAACGACGACCAAGATCAGAGATTTCTCTATGATTTACGACAATGGAGAGATCATTCCTGCTGAATATATTCCATCAAGTCAAAAAATAAAATATATGACTGTACTTGGTTGGTATAAGAAAAACATCGAGTTCGAAGAAAAAATAATTACGACAGTTCAACTCGAATATGAAGCCGATTATGGAATCTATGGTTTTTTTGAATCTGTAGAATATCTAGTGGGAACAGGTCGTACATGGGCTGATCCAATCAAATCTCTCACAGTTCGAGTCATCAATAATTCTGGTAAATGGATACGTGATCTCGATATTGAAAAAGTGCCTTATGATTATCTGTATATTTCAAACGGCATTTATGAGGTCACTCTAAAGGATTATGAACCTGAATTGGAAGACTTGATCAATCTGACATTATCAAATACCCCCTTATATGAGTTTGGGATAGGAGGGTATTGGGGATATCCCAATGACTACTTCTCACTAAAGGATGAAAAAGTCTCTGACAAAAGCTTAAGATTTCGAGATCGGAATCAGTTACGGATTATGAGGAATGCTATCTTTGCTTTCCGGGGATATACGTTTAAGTCTCAATATTTACAAGATTTTTTCGAGAAATCTGATTGGTATCAGCCAAATCCTGAATTTTCTGAGACAGTCTTTACGGATCAGGAGAAATACAACATCAATTTTATCCGGGATTATGAGTCTGAGTTGAGTAGATGA
- a CDS encoding NADase-type glycan-binding domain-containing protein, producing the protein MTRTLYILIAILILNNLLFSNDLQKGNKILSNASTEIPIFLFVHERTAFLHEMDDLFIRRVYYNTLKEDSLGYSHLLIDEKDYILIPGYYDFEISSLEEIELNATYEDYVQPSISLLGIQNQDNPYYEYGISEIQASSYLTETLRNGVVDYSEDHLLDLYIQGEGREQFRFWNRASIPWVEGKSDDGKGEKISLSLNKKQDYLVILNGYIDLYKRHLFKYNNRLKRIRLSSSNFRSFEYELNDTVEFTTIFFPNPTNNVEIEILDVYPGEKWNDTCISYLGAGLRYEEDAPFLVREVERFRSLTQ; encoded by the coding sequence ATGACTAGAACTCTCTATATACTGATTGCAATTCTTATTTTAAATAATCTTCTTTTCTCTAACGATTTGCAGAAAGGGAATAAAATCCTCTCCAATGCATCAACAGAAATCCCAATCTTTCTTTTCGTTCATGAAAGAACGGCATTTCTTCATGAAATGGATGATTTATTTATTCGTCGTGTCTACTACAATACTTTGAAAGAGGATAGTCTAGGCTATTCTCATCTGTTGATTGATGAGAAGGATTATATCCTCATTCCTGGATATTATGATTTCGAAATTTCATCGCTTGAAGAAATTGAATTAAATGCAACATATGAAGATTATGTACAACCCAGCATAAGTCTTTTAGGAATCCAAAATCAGGATAATCCTTATTATGAGTATGGGATCTCTGAAATTCAGGCCAGCTCATACCTTACAGAAACATTGAGAAATGGTGTTGTTGATTACTCTGAAGATCATCTTCTTGACCTATATATTCAAGGTGAAGGTCGAGAACAATTCAGGTTTTGGAATAGAGCATCTATTCCTTGGGTGGAAGGCAAGTCTGATGATGGAAAAGGAGAGAAAATCTCCCTATCTCTAAACAAAAAGCAAGATTATTTAGTCATTTTGAATGGTTATATCGATTTGTATAAGAGACATCTGTTCAAGTACAATAACAGATTAAAGAGAATCAGGTTATCATCTTCCAATTTTAGATCGTTTGAATATGAGTTAAATGATACTGTTGAATTTACAACAATATTTTTTCCAAATCCGACTAATAATGTTGAGATTGAAATATTGGATGTCTATCCTGGTGAAAAGTGGAATGATACATGTATCTCATACCTGGGTGCTGGATTAAGATATGAAGAAGATGCCCCGTTTTTAGTAAGAGAAGTGGAGAGGTTTAGGAGTCTGACCCAATGA
- a CDS encoding RCC1 domain-containing protein, with product MFKFQSSFIFIFSLLISILFSGCCTCVDKYIAEQESINEEISSQIDNNQNSIEIISISAGGNHTMVLMNDNSLWGFGMQKNGELGATGISSMKPQPLHYDVKAVSSAVQRTFFIKQDNSLWGTGANDYSQIGVPDKLNYYEPVKIMDDVVKVSGGTFHTLILKNNGECWGVGSNVWGQLGLSDNIQILDEPQLLLKNVIDIEAGDMHSLIIKKDGSLWGTGKNANGQLGIGSGTPEDIFNFSKIAEGVNLIAAGYGYSLYVTYDSKLWATGNWQQLMGSELNPFFTPQIILEDVSYITAGSHHSLIIRTDCSLWVCGVNKNGEFGDGTYIDRIAPDQIHIENVKMVSATGSFSAFLKEDGTLWMSGYNHSGQLGDGTNIDRNYPVQVIFQTLEEQE from the coding sequence ATGTTCAAATTTCAATCTTCTTTTATTTTCATTTTCAGTTTACTAATCTCAATTTTGTTTTCAGGTTGTTGCACATGCGTTGATAAGTATATTGCCGAACAAGAAAGCATTAATGAGGAGATCTCATCTCAAATCGATAATAACCAGAATAGTATAGAAATCATTTCAATTTCTGCTGGTGGAAACCACACGATGGTTCTTATGAATGATAACTCATTATGGGGATTTGGTATGCAGAAAAACGGAGAATTAGGAGCAACTGGAATAAGTTCGATGAAACCGCAGCCTCTACATTATGATGTCAAAGCTGTCTCTTCTGCTGTACAAAGAACTTTTTTCATAAAACAAGATAATTCATTATGGGGAACAGGAGCAAATGATTATTCTCAAATTGGCGTTCCTGATAAGCTAAATTATTATGAACCAGTAAAGATTATGGATGATGTTGTAAAAGTCTCTGGAGGTACTTTTCATACGCTTATCCTTAAAAATAATGGAGAGTGTTGGGGTGTTGGTTCAAATGTATGGGGTCAGTTAGGCTTAAGTGATAATATTCAAATACTTGACGAACCACAGCTTTTACTGAAAAACGTAATTGATATAGAAGCTGGAGATATGCATTCATTAATCATCAAAAAAGATGGTTCTTTGTGGGGAACAGGTAAAAATGCAAATGGACAACTTGGAATTGGTTCAGGAACCCCAGAAGATATATTTAATTTTTCAAAAATTGCAGAAGGTGTAAATTTAATTGCTGCTGGGTATGGATATTCGCTTTATGTAACTTATGATTCAAAATTGTGGGCAACTGGAAATTGGCAACAATTGATGGGTTCAGAACTTAATCCTTTCTTTACGCCACAAATTATTTTAGAGGATGTTTCCTATATTACTGCCGGATCACATCATTCACTAATTATTAGAACTGACTGTTCTTTATGGGTCTGTGGTGTTAATAAAAATGGAGAATTCGGAGATGGAACTTATATTGACCGTATAGCCCCTGATCAAATTCATATTGAAAATGTTAAGATGGTGTCAGCAACAGGTTCTTTCAGTGCATTTTTAAAAGAAGATGGAACTCTATGGATGTCAGGTTACAATCATAGTGGACAGTTAGGAGATGGCACAAATATCGATAGAAATTATCCAGTTCAGGTAATATTTCAAACATTAGAAGAACAGGAATAA
- a CDS encoding phospholipase D family protein, whose translation MAEYLTTTGASAGIERIIRTAKERIIICSPFLKISKIFYERLLEADNKNVEIFIIYGKSELNEDEYDKITNLNNIYLYYLHELHAKCYANENSMIITSMNFFEFSQENNREMGIFIDRKKDKDLFEDALDELRAIRDLAEEERIEGWGQSRGFKTENNKRYRYNTNEEHLKGFCIRCRDRITIATDYPYCDKCYSVWVQFQNPLYEENYCQKCGRQNNSTKERPLCFSCYKELQDNF comes from the coding sequence ATGGCTGAATACTTAACTACAACTGGCGCTTCTGCTGGAATTGAACGAATTATAAGAACTGCTAAAGAGCGGATAATAATATGTTCCCCCTTCCTGAAAATTTCAAAAATATTCTATGAGAGACTTCTCGAAGCAGATAATAAAAATGTTGAAATATTTATCATCTACGGAAAAAGTGAATTAAATGAAGATGAGTATGATAAAATCACAAATCTAAACAATATTTATCTTTACTATCTGCACGAATTACACGCTAAGTGTTATGCCAATGAGAATTCGATGATTATTACCTCCATGAATTTCTTTGAGTTCTCCCAGGAGAATAACAGAGAAATGGGTATCTTTATTGATAGGAAGAAGGATAAGGATCTTTTTGAGGATGCTTTAGATGAATTGAGAGCAATCAGAGACTTAGCTGAAGAAGAAAGAATAGAAGGCTGGGGACAGAGTCGTGGATTCAAAACAGAGAACAATAAAAGATATCGATATAATACTAATGAAGAACATTTAAAAGGATTCTGTATCAGATGTCGCGACAGAATTACTATAGCAACTGATTATCCATACTGTGATAAATGCTATTCTGTATGGGTTCAATTTCAAAATCCATTATATGAAGAAAACTACTGTCAGAAATGTGGCAGACAGAATAATTCCACGAAAGAAAGACCTCTATGCTTTAGCTGTTACAAAGAGTTGCAGGATAATTTCTAA